GCCCGAGCCGCTCTCACCCACCAGGCCGAGGATTTCACCTTCGGCCAGGTCGAAAGACACACGGTCAACCAAGGTGACATCGCGCCCGGTACTGTTGGCAATCACGCTCAGGTCCCGGACCTGCAAAATGCTCATGCGCGATCCCCCAGCACTTGCGCCACACCATCGGCCAGCAGGCTGAAGCCCATGGCCAGGGTCACAATGGCCAGGCCCGGAAAGGTGCAGATCCACCACGCAGTGGTGATAAACGCCTGGCCTTCAGCGACCATGGTGCCCCACTCGGCGGTCGGTGGTTGCACACCCAGGCCCAGGTAGCTCACGGCAGCGCCGTTGAGCAGTACCAGCACGGCATCGGACATGGAAAACACAATCGAGCCGAACATCGCATTCGGCAACAAGTGCCGAAACAGAATGCGCCCATGGCCAAAGCCCAGGCTCTTGGCGGCGAGGGCAAAGTCGCTTTCCTTGAGCACAAGGATCTGCGAGCGGATCAGCCGCGCATACGACACCCAGCCCACCAGCGCCATGGCGATATAAAAGCTCTTCAAGCCCGGCCCGAGGATGGCCATGATTGCCAGCATCAACACCAGGAACGGGAACGCCAGGATCACATCGATCACCCGCATGCAGAAGCTGTCGAAGCGCCCGCCAATATAGCCGGACACCGCACCGATAAAGGTGCCGATCATAAACGGAAAGATCACCCCGACGATGGCCAGCTGCAGGTCGATGCGCGCGCCCCAGATCACTCGCGACAGGATGTCCCGCCCGTAGTTATCCGTACCGAATGGGTGCGCCAGGCCCGGGCCGAGCAAGCTGATATCGGTGTTCTGCGCAATCGGGTCATAGGGCGCGATCCACGGGGCAAACACGGCCAGGGCCAACCACAGCAGCAGAATCAACAGGCCCCATGCCGCCGTCAGCCGGCCATTGCGAAAACCAAAGCGCAGGCGCAAACGCCAGGGGGCAATCAACGGGCGGCTGCTCATTGCATCTTCACTCGCGGGTCGAGAGCCACCGTCACCACATCGGCGACAAAGTTGACCACCACCGTCGCACAGGCCAGCACCATGGCCACGCCCTGCACCACCATGTAGTCACGGGTGAAAATCCCGCGCACCAGCAATTGGCCAATGCCGGGAATGGCGAACAGGCTTTCGATAACCACGGTGCCACTGATCAGCCAGCCGATATTCACCGCCAGCAGGTTGACCGCCGGCACCAGCGAATTGGGCAACACATGGCGGCGAAATACGGCGGCTTCCGACAACCCTCGCGCCCGCGCAGCCGTGACGTGATCCGCCTGCAATTCCATCAACATGCTCGCCCGCAGGTTACGCACCAGCACCGCCGAGAGCGCCAGGGCGATGGTCAGGCAGGGCAACACCATGTGGTGCGCCTTGTCCAGCCAGGTCCGCCCGTAGCCGGACACCGGGAACAAGCCCCACTGCACACTGAGCAGCAGGATCAGCATCAAGCCCAGCCA
The genomic region above belongs to Pseudomonas poae and contains:
- a CDS encoding ABC transporter permease gives rise to the protein MSSRPLIAPWRLRLRFGFRNGRLTAAWGLLILLLWLALAVFAPWIAPYDPIAQNTDISLLGPGLAHPFGTDNYGRDILSRVIWGARIDLQLAIVGVIFPFMIGTFIGAVSGYIGGRFDSFCMRVIDVILAFPFLVLMLAIMAILGPGLKSFYIAMALVGWVSYARLIRSQILVLKESDFALAAKSLGFGHGRILFRHLLPNAMFGSIVFSMSDAVLVLLNGAAVSYLGLGVQPPTAEWGTMVAEGQAFITTAWWICTFPGLAIVTLAMGFSLLADGVAQVLGDRA
- a CDS encoding ABC transporter permease, whose translation is MNLARYRFVLSRPLQLLPVLFGISLITFVLVRSIPGDPARALLGSRSTPDALLKIRAQYGLDQPLWLQYFYFLKNLLKGDLGQSLLYKVDALKLIVTRIEPTLVLVLGSVALALLIAVPLATWAARNKGGWADNLIRVFTTIGLGMPAFWLGLMLILLLSVQWGLFPVSGYGRTWLDKAHHMVLPCLTIALALSAVLVRNLRASMLMELQADHVTAARARGLSEAAVFRRHVLPNSLVPAVNLLAVNIGWLISGTVVIESLFAIPGIGQLLVRGIFTRDYMVVQGVAMVLACATVVVNFVADVVTVALDPRVKMQ